Proteins found in one Lagopus muta isolate bLagMut1 chromosome 18, bLagMut1 primary, whole genome shotgun sequence genomic segment:
- the TOB1 gene encoding protein Tob1: MQLEIQVALNFIISYLYNKLPRRRVNIFGEELERLLKKKYEGHWYPEKPYKGSGFRCIHIGEKVDPVIEQASKESGLDIDDVRGNLPQDLSVWIDPFEVSYQIGEKGPVKVLYVDDNENGCELDKEIKNSFNPEAQVFMPISDPASSVSSSPSPPFGHSAAVSPTFMPRSTQPLTFTTATFAATKFGSTKMKNSGRSNKVARTSPTNLGLNVNDLLKQKALSSSMHSLYGLGLGNQQQQQQQQKTSALSPNAKEFIFPNMQGQGSAGSVFPGDSPLNLSPLQYSNAFDMFAAYGGLNEKSFVDGLNFSLNNMQYSNQQFQPVMAN; the protein is encoded by the coding sequence ATGCAGCTTGAAATCCAAGTAGCActcaattttattatttcatatttgtaCAATAAGCTTCCCAGACGACGTGTCAACATTTTTGGTGAAGAGCTTGAAAGACTTCTTAAGAAGAAGTATGAAGGGCACTGGTATCCAGAAAAGCCATACAAAGGATCAGGGTTTAGATGTATACACATAGGGGAGAAAGTGGACCCGGTCATAGAACAAGCATCCAAAGAGAGTGGTTTGGACATTGATGATGTTCGTGGCAACTTGCCTCAGGATCTTAGTGTTTGGATTGACCCGTTTGAGGTTTCATACCAAATTGGTGAAAAGGGACCAGTGAAAGTGCTTTATGTGGATGATAATGAAAATGGATGTGAGTTGGATAAGGAAATCAAGAACAGCTTTAACCCAGAGGCCCAGGTGTTCATGCCAATTAGTGACCCAGCATCTTCAGTGTCTagttctccttctcctccctttggtcactctgctgctgtgagcccAACTTTCATGCCCCGCTCCACTCAGCCTTTAACCTTCACCACTGCCACATTTGCTGCCACCAAGTTTGGCTCGACCAAAATGAAGAATAGCGGCCGTAGCAACAAGGTCGCCCGCACTTCTCCCACCAACCTTGGCTTGAATGTCAATGACCTGCTGAAGCAGAAAGCCCTTTCCTCCTCCATGCACTCTCTCTACGGGCTTGGCTTAGgcaatcagcagcagcagcagcaacagcagaagaCTTCTGCCCTTTCTCCTAATGCCAAGGAGTTTATTTTCCCCAACATGCAGGGTCAAGGTAGCGCCGGTAGCGTGTTTCCTGGTGACAGCCCCCTTAACCTCAGTCCTCTCCAGTACAGTAATGCCTTTGATATGTTTGCAGCCTATGGAGGTCTAAATGAAAAGTCTTTTGTGGATGGCTTGAATTTTAGTTTAAACAACATGCAGTATTCTAACCAGCAATTTCAGCCAGTTATGGctaactaa
- the WFIKKN2 gene encoding WAP, Kazal, immunoglobulin, Kunitz and NTR domain-containing protein 2: MVLVLFTRWMWILLGKSSVLLLLEVSLQGRALPPIRYSHAGICPNDMNPNLWVDAQSTCKRECEADLECETFEKCCPNVCGTKSCVAARYMDVKGKKGPVGMPKEATCDRFMCIQQGSECDIWDGQPVCKCKDRCEKEPSFTCASDGLTYYNKCYMDAEACIKGITLNVVTCRYHLTWPNTSPIPPETTARPTTAYSETTIIDILPPALVNNPVHQSVYVGETVSFLCDVTGRPKPEITWEKQVEGKEKVIMKPNHVRGNVVVTNIAQLVIYNTQLQDAGIYTCTARNSGGLLRADFPLSVIKGEPASKEAAQNRTHFPTDECLKQPDSEDCGEEQTRWYYDAKKNNCFTFIYGNCNSNLNHFETYENCMLTCMNGPINICNLPALQGHCKAYEPRWAYNSLTKQCQSFIYGGCGGNENNFESREACEEMCPFPKNTHCKACKPRQKLVTSFCKSDFVILGRITELTEDQDSGHALVTVEEILKDEKMGLKFLGKEPLEITLFNMDWSCPCPNMTTVDGQLIIMGDVHNGMAVLQPDSFVGTSSIRRVRKLREVIHKKTCELLKEFLGLH, encoded by the exons ATGGTGTTGGTGTTGTTCACGCGGTGGATGTGGATCTTGCTGGGGAAGAGCAGTGTCCTGTTGCTTCTGGAGGTCTCTCTGCAAGGGAGAGCTTTGCCCCCGATCCGGTACTCGCACGCGGGGATATGCCCCAATGACATGAACCCCAACCTGTGGGTAGACGCGCAGAGCACTTGCAAGAGGGAGTGCGAAGCCGACCTG GAATGTGAGACCTTCGAGAAGTGCTGCCCCAATGTCTGCGGGACGAAGAGTTGCGTGGCGGCTCGGTACatggatgtcaaggggaagaAAGGGCCGGTGGGGATGCCCAAAGAGGCCACCTGCGACCGCTTCATGTGCATCCAGCAAGGCTCAGAGTGTGACATCTGGGACGGGCAGCCCGTCTGCAAGTGCAAGGACAGGTGTGAGAAGGAGCCCAGCTTCACCTGTGCTTCTGACGGGCTCACCTACTACAACAAGTGTTACATGGACGCAGAAGCTTGCATAAAAGGCATTACTTTGAACGTAGTCACCTGTCGATACCATCTCACCTGGCCAAACACCAGCCCAATCCCACCAGAAACAACAGCTCGCCCTACTACGGCCTATTCCGAGACAACAATCATCGATATCTTGCCACCGGCATTGGTGAACAACCCCGTCCATCAGTCAGTCTATGTGGGAGAGACTGTCAGCTTCCTCTGTGATGTTACAGGGAGACCCAAGCCGGAAATTACGTGGGAGAAGCAGgttgaggggaaagaaaaagtcattaTGAAGCCAAATCACGTCAGAGGGAACGTTGTGGTCACTAACATAGCCCAGCTGGTCATCTACAACACCCAGCTGCAAGACGCGGGTATCTACACCTGCACTGCCAGAAACAGCGGCGGCCTTCTCAGGGCTGATTTCCCACTGTCCGTCATCAAAGGAGAACCCGCATCCAAAGAAGCTGCCCAGAACAGAACACACTTTCCAACCGATGAGTGCCTGAAGCAACCAGACAGCGAAGACTGTGGAGAAGAGCAGACCAGGTGGTATTAcgatgcaaagaaaaacaactgcttCACTTTCATTTATGGGAACTGTAACAGCAACCTCAACCACTTTGAGACCTATGAGAACTGTATGTTAACGTGCATGAACGGCCCAATCAACATTTGCAACCTACCAGCCCTCCAAGGTCACTGCAAAGCCTACGAGCCCCGATGGGCCTACAACAGCTTGACAAAGCAGTGCCAGTCCTTCATTTATGGTGGGTGTGGAGGTAACGAGAACAACTTTGAGAGCAGGGAGGCCTGCGAAGAGATGTGCCCCTTCCCAAAGAACACGCACTGCAAAGCTTGCAAGCCACGCCAGAAGCTGGTGACGAGCTTCTGCAAAAGCGACTTTGTGATCCTGGGCCGCATCACTGAACTGACCGAAGACCAAGACTCAGGACATGCACTGGTGACAGTGGAGGAGATtctcaaagatgaaaaaatgggattaaAGTTCCTGGGGAAGGAACCCCTGGAAATAACGCTCTTCAACATGGACTGGAGCTGCCCGTGTCCCAACATGACCACAGTGGACGGTCAGCTCATCATCATGGGAGACGTCCACAACGGCATGGCTGTCCTGCAGCCAGACAGCTTTGTGGGCACCTCCAGCATCCGGCGCGTACGGAAACTCCGTGAAGTCATCCACAAGAAAACCTGTGAGCTTCTGAAAGAGTTTCTAGGATTGCATTAA
- the LOC125702234 gene encoding ankyrin repeat domain-containing protein 40-like, producing MSGGPEELQERLREAAALGDAEEVRRLLAAGADVNSRNEIDGWTCLHWACKRSHAPVVALLLDAGADRRIPTGAGQLAEQLTAKAHIRRILGVTEEKDCQGVSAVTPPAAASCPAAPPFPHSCPDESPPHSSAESPNESTSISPASQSEISPCSSAAQVESVCTSTRCSSEDSLPAAAQLPVLPAVPSAAECTELGLQSSSCQPPARSSALFVPAAPSQAVPQSSRPPPGPAPAFQPFFFSGTFPCNMKELVLKVRVQNLRDDDFIEIELDRQELTYQDLLRVSCCELGINPQHVERIRKLPNTVLRKDKDVARLQDFQELELVLVRSDSSPFRNAAPALTERSCYNSRASKLTY from the exons ATGAGCGGCGGCccggaggagctgcaggagcggctgcgggaggcggcggcgctCGGGGACGCCGAGGAGGTGCGGCGGCTGCTGGCGGCGGGGGCGGACGTCAACTCCCGTAACGAGATCGACGGCTG GACCTGCCTGCACTGGGCCTGCAAGCGGAGCCACGCGCCGGTGGTGGCGCTGCTGCTGGACGCGGGCGCCGACCGCCGCATCCCCACGGGCGCGGGGCAGCTGGCCGAGCAGCTGACGGCCAAAGCGCACATCCGCAGGATTCTGGGAG tcacagaagaaaaggacTGTCAAGGAGTCAGCGCTGTGAcccccccagctgctgccagctgtccGGCCGCCCCGCCGTTCCCTCACAGCTGTCCAGATGAAAGCCCCCCGCACAGCTCAGCAGAATCTCCAAATGAAAGCACTTCCATCTCTCCAGCTTCCCAGAGCGAAATCAGTCCTTGTTCCTCAGCAGCCCAGGTTGAAAGTGTGTGCACGTCCACGCGGTGCTCCAGTGAGGacagccttcctgctgcagcacagctgcccgTCCTGCCGGCTGTGCCCTCAGCTGCAgaatgcacagagctggggctacagagcagctcctgccagccccCAGCACGCAGCTCGGCTCTGTTTGTGCCGGCAGCACCCAGCCAGGCTGTGCCGCAGAGCAGCCGCCCACCGCCTGGGCCTGCGCCTGCATTTCAGCCCTTCTTCTTTAGTGGAACTTTCCCATGCAACATGAAAG AACTCGTGCTTAAGGTGAGAGTGCAGAACCTCAGAGACGACGACTTCATTGAAATTGAACTGGACAGACAGGAGCTGACCTACCAAGATCTGCTCAGAgtgagctgctgtgagctgggcaTTAATCCTCAGCACGTAGAGAGGATCAGGAAGCTACCAAACACAGTGCTGAGAAAG GACAAGGATGTCGCCAGGCTGCAGGACTTCCAAGAGCTGGAGTTGGTTCTTGTGAGAAGCGACAGCTCTCCCTTCAGAAATGCTGCACCAGCTTTGACTGAGAGATCGTGCTACAACAGCAGAGCCTCCAAGCTGACCTACTGA